The Anaerolineales bacterium region ACTTCCACGCGGCAGTTTCAACATTCTTCTTCGCGTTGATGCCGCGTGCGCTCTCGTGGTTCGTGATGGGCGGCGGACTTACGCGTAGTCCCGGTCAATTCTTCATGCTGCTCACGCTGGCGTTTGTGATCCGCCTCTATGAAGAAAACCGCCGCTCCGATATTTTGCTCGCGGGCTTCTTCGGTGGGTTGGCGGTGATGAGTCATCCCGAAGCCGCAGTGCATACATTTGTCTCGGCGGTCTTTTTTTGGCTCATGCTATCCAGAAGCCGCGCGAAGTTTATTCAATCACTGCTTGTGGGTCTTGTGGTGTTGACCGTCTCCGCGCCGTGGTGGGCGAGCGTAATTTCCAATCATGGTCTCGAACCGTTGTTGAACGGCGCCGCGACCGGCTCGAAATTTGCGGCGGTGTTCAATTTGATCTTCTTCGTTTTTACGGAAGAACCCTACGCGACGGTGATCGCGGTCCTCGGCTTGATCGGGATTGCGCGCCGCTTCGCTCGCCGGGACTATCTGCTCCCGTTGTGGATGGCGATTCCCTTCTTTGTGGAGGGGCGGAGCGCGGCGGGTCCCGCTTCGATTCCGCTGGCGATGCTTGCCGCGCTGGGGCTGGTGGAGGTTATCCTACCGGCGATCCAGCCGTCCCCGTCGGAAGAAGCGGAAGTTTCATCCGCAGAACGGAACGTTTTTATTTATCTGATCCTGTTTCTGGTTTTTTCCGCCTATCAGTTCGGGTTGGGATTATCCAAGGCGACGTTGTATCCGCCTGATGCGCAGGCGATGCGCTGGGTTCAGCAAAATACGCCGCAGGACGCGCGCTTCCTTGTGTTGACGGGGACAACGTCGGTCTCGTGCGATTCGGTGTTGGAATGGTTCCCTGCCATCAGCGGGAGGAAAAGTTTGCTCACGGTGCAAGGCGCCGAATGGACGAAGGGCGCGGGCTTCAACGAGTACGTCCGCTCGACGTATGCCGTGCAGGAGTGTTTGTCGAACGGCGATCTCGCTTGTCTCGATGGCGCGCTTGACCGCGCGGAGTACGACTACATTTATGTTTCGAAGATCTTGCGGGTGAACAATTGCAGTCCGCTTGCGCCCCAGCGTGAATTTCCGTATTTTGTGGAGAGTCTCAAATCGGATTCGGGGTTTGAAGTGGTGTATGAGACGGATGGCGTTTTGATCTCGCGCCTGAGATGACTATTTTTGTTGGATGATGGCGGCTACGGGGTCTTCGTAAACGACAGTCCAATCGTTTTCGTTTTTTAGTTGATCTGCTAACGGTGAATTTGTAGGAATGAGCGCCCACTCGATTTGATATTGGTCCAGCAGACTGTGCCAATCATTTTGAGCGAGCATGATCGTTTCATAGTCGCGCATCAGGGATTCGCCGTAGAAGTCGCTTTGGCTGTCTACAAAAACCAATTCACGGGGCCACAAACGATAAAGCAGATAGCCGCCCCAGTTGAAATCGTTGAACATTCTGCCTTCGAGCGGATTCTCCTCCAGCCAATCCGCTGCGTGGACAGGAAATACCTGCGGGTTGAATTGATGTATCTCTTTGCCCTCTGAATGGCGATACGAGATAAACACAACTGCAAGCGCAATAATAATCGTTGGAAATAAAGCCGACTTGCTTGGCGTTGAGGAGCTAGTAAAACGAGCGTCAATTTTTTTCCAGCTCGTAAATTCATTGGTTTTTGCTGAAATCCATTCCGCCAAAATCGGCGCGCTGGCGATTGCAAAAAGAGGAATATTCCTTGTCATCAGCAGGGACATTGCTCCCAGCCCGCCCAGCAGAAAAACGTGCGCGGCTGAGATATTTCGACGATTGAGGAGAGCGAAAATTACAGCGAGAGTAAGCAGGATGATAAACGGCGTAATGGAAGGGTCGGCAAAGTTCGGCGGCATTGTTTCGGCAGTGCGGCTGAGGATGAAGGCGCTTCGGTTGTTGAGAACCGCTTCCCAGTTGCGCCAGAGATCAGGCGTAATAACGGACGCGCCGAGAGAGGTTAGCCCGATAAGCAGATATTTTCTGCCCATGTCGTTGGTTGTTTGGCTTCGCAACTTGTCCCATAGCCAGCCAGCGAAATAGGCGGTAAGCGCGAGGAAGCCGAAGATGAATCCGCCGTGCAGGTTTACCCAAAGGAGCATCAATAACGGGAAGATGAAAGGTCGAACCGGTTTATTTCTCCGAACTTGCTCCAATTTGTTCAGCCAGATCGCAATGAACAGAAAGGTGATGATGTGCGGTCGCGGAAGCCAATGGATGCTCGAAGCCGCGACTGCCAGTAAAGTTACAGTCAGCGAAATTAACGGGGATTGACTTCGGCGTAACGAATCATCGTAGAGCAGGGAGAATGTGACCGCAATCAGGGCGGCTGTGAGGAGAATAACCCCATCTAACCCCAAAAGGCGATTTGCGATAGCCAACAAGACTTGCGTCATCCACTCATACGGCGGACGGGACGCGCCGGTCAATGTATGTGAGAACAGATCGCTCGTGGGGATGACGCGATGGTCGAGGATGTAATTTCCGAGGGTGAGGTGTCGCCCGAGGTCGCTGTCAATGCCGAGCATTTGGGCGCCGGAAAGAAGCGCGCTGAGAAAGACTGCAAGAAAGACAAAATCCTGCAAACGAAGCGGAGAGCTCTTCATGCAAAGATTGTAAATCAAAAAGCGATGACGTTGGAACATCATCGCTTTTTTGTTACTCTCCCAAATAATCTCTCAATTTGCGCCGAATGGTCGGGTGGCGCAGGCGGCTCAAGGCTTGGGCTTCGATCTGGCGGACGCGTTCGCGCGTCACGCCCATTTTGCGACCCACTTCTTCGAGGGTGTATGCCTGCCCGTCGAGCAAGCCGTAGCGCAATTGCAAAATGCGGACTTCGCGCGGCGGCAATCCGTTCAACACTTCGCCGAGGTGTTCTTTCAAAAGGTTGTATGTGGCAGTGTCGTCGGGTGGAGGCGCCTCATCGTCTTCGATGAAATCGCCGAGGACCGAATCTTCTTCATCGTCGGTCGGGGTTTCCAGCGAGAGTGGACGCCGCGCCACCTGAATCATGTTCTCGACTTTCTTCGGCGGGACATCGAGCGCTTCGGCAATTTCTTCCACGCTGGGTTCGCGCCCGAGACGTTGGGTCAGCTGGTGTTGCACGCGCAGGAGTTTGTTGATCTGGTCGCCCATGTGGACCGGGACGCGGATCGTGCGTCCCTGATCGGCGATAGCGCGCGTGACCGCTTGGCGAATCCACCACGTGGCGTAGGTGGAGAATTTGTGTCCGCGGCGATAGTCGAATTTCTTGGTCGCGCGGATGAGACCGATATTGCCTTCCTGGATCAGATCGAGGAAGGGAACGCCGCGTCCCATGTATTTTTTGGCAACAGAAATGACCAAGCGCGAGTTGGCTGTGATGAGGTGTTCGCGCGCCGCCCAGCCGTCTTCGATGAGTTTGCGCAGGTCGGCGCGGCGGCGGGGAGTGGCGTTTCCTTTTGCCAGTTCTTCGCGCGACATACGCCCGCGTTCGATGCGCTGTGCGAGTTTTACTTCTTCCTCTGCGGTGAGCAGGGGAACGCGGCTGACCTCTTTGAGGTACAAGCCGATCGTGTCATCCGTATCAATGTTGGCGAGGTAATCGTCGAGGGCGAGGTCAATTTCCGGCTCGGCTTCTGTGGCTTCCACCGCGACGAGCTCGTCCTCGGTGGGTTCCGCGGTGGCGGTATCCTCCACGAAGGGAATCCCCGCGCTTAAGAGAGCCGAAAAAGCCTCTTCGAGCTGTTCCACATCCTGTTCGGCTTCAGGGAAGAAGTGGAGAATATCATCGAGCGTGACGTATGATTTCTGCCGCCCCAACTCGACCAGCCGCGCGATCGCGGGAAACTCCTCTTCTTCATCCACCATCAAAATCTTATCTACATCCATTCAGTTCTTGTCCATTCTCTCTTTTTTATCAGAATACACTTTTTCGATGCCAGAATCAAGCCCCTTTCATTTCTCTTTCATAGACGCTTCAGCAAGCCAAATGTTACGGCTAAGGAGCGGAGGCGGTCGAAGTTGGCGTGGCAGGCTCGGGCGTCGAAGAAGGAAGCGGGGTCTCTGTCGGAACAGGGCTGGGGGTGGGCGTCTCCAAATAAGGCGGATTGCGCAACAAGTTGAGCAGTGAGTCAATGGAGGCTTTGTCCACTATCACCACGTCTCCACTTGGGCTGAGCGCGTAGTATCCATTTTCTGTTGGGGTGATAACACCGATGGCTACTTTTCGTTCCACCTTATCGCTATATCTGACAATGATGGCATATTCAGGATCGTTCAAGCCGACGACTTCGAGATCGAGATTGGGGATGGTGTCTTCGATTTGCAGTGTGGTGAGTTGACTCACTGCCGCTTCGGGCGCACTTTGGTCTGCTGAGGCTTTGAGCGGCTGGATCAACGCCCACGCGTTATCGGCATTTTTCGCTACTTCGACGGTTTCGCCCGTTTTTGCTTCAATGCGAATACTGGAGGGGACCCCATCTTCCGCGTTGAAGAGATAGACGATAGCCTCGGTTGGTTCAGCCGTGGCGGCGTTTTCTGTGGTTTCTTTGCGGTTGTTGACGAAGTAATAGGCTCCTACTGCGATCAACAGCGCTAGGAGGTACGCGAGAGTCGAACGACGCATGTTGACCTACCCTTGTCGTCGGCGTTGCAGCCAAGTAACGATGCCCAGCGCTATGAAGATGCCGGGCATAACCAGTCCGACGATCAGCATTAGCATCAGCATCCGCAGTTGCGAGGCTGGCTGGAAGACGCGTGATACGGGTTGTTTGGGCGTTATCCCAATAGCATCTTGCTCCGCCGCCCAATCCACCGAGTTGATGAATAAGTCGCTGTTACCGTAACCGGAATCGAAGACCTGATCGCTGGCAAATTGCGATGTGCCGAAAACGACCACGCGTCCGCCGGTGGTGAGGTTTTCCGACGCGGCGGCTAGCGCCAGCGGTCCGAGAGTTTCCGTCGCTTCATCGTAGCTGGGGGGCCAGCCAGCCTCGGTGAGGCTATCGAAATTCTTTTCTCCCCACGAGCGGTCGGTCGTTGAAACGAGTTGGCTGAGTTCAACTCCCTGTTTGCTGAAATCCAGCGTCAGGCTTCGTGTGAGCGGGAAGAACGAATCGAGGTTCGAGATTTGGCTGGTGATCGGGTGACTGGTATCGTATGACTCGGCGAACCCGATGCTGAGCCGTGGGTCGGAACTCTCGAGGTCAATTATGAAATCGTTATTAAGCGTGATGCCCCAATCTTCTGTTAACATGGCAGCCAAGGGATCAGCCGCGTCGCCAAAGTTTGTCAGGATGGTTGGGTCTTCCATGACCACTAAAGCTCCGCCTCCATTAAGAAACCCGCGCAATAGTTCGACCTCTTTTTCCGAAATGGGACGTTGAGGGCCGGCAATGATGATCACGTCCGCATCTTCCGGAATTTTGTTCTCGGCGAGCAAACTTAGACTTTTCACGCCGTAGTTTTTGCTCTTTAGCGTTGTGCCTGCGCGGGTCAGAGCGGTGTTGTCTTCGTTAATCTGTTCGGGGTCGCGTTCGCCATGCCCGGTAAGGAAGTATACGACGCGGTCCTCCGGGTTAATGAGCCGGATCAACGCTTTCAGAATCTCGGATTCAGTAGCAGACGCGGCGATCTCAGAACGATCTCCCATTTGCAAAAGGACTTTCCCGTCGCCGGTGATGCCCGCTTCGCGCGCTCGTTGAGGGTCGCGGTTCGGATCTACGAATTCATAATCGAATTTATCTTTGCTGTTGGCTTTGATATTCCCGAAGAGCTGTTCCGCCGACTCTCTGCTTCGGTTCTGTGTAAAGAACGCGGTAGCGGTGACTTTTTCAGGCAACTTTTCTAGCGCTGTGACCATTTCGGGAGCAAGCGTGTTCGCTTGCTCTTCGGTCAAGTCTGCGACTTGGGTTGGGTTGTCGAAGGCTAGGAAGTTGACGATGACCAACGTAAGCGTGAAGGCGATCACAGCAATAAGCGTGTTGCCTCCGTATTTTGCCTGTCTGCCAGTGAGAAATCGCTGGACTTTTGCCGGCTCAAGGAACGCATACACCGCAAGTCCGATGATCAGCAGCCCCAGGCTGACCCAAAGCGCATTGGTGAGCCGCTCGGGGGATTCAGCGGTGTATAAGCCAAGCGCGATCACGCCTTTGGCGGCGCCGAGCAAAGCAGTGGAGATACATGCCAGCAGCGCGACGATAAGCGCGACGAATGTGTAGTTTCGCCACGCGGGTTGGGTATTCTTCTTTTTCATTATCTCCATCTCCGAATTTCGATTGCCACCGTTCCGGTGAACAGCCCGATCGCGATGAGGCTGAGGAAGTACACAAGGTCAGACAGGTAAATATTCCCTTGGTTGAGCGCGCCGCTAAAGTGCGAGTTGAGCACCAGATAATTGAAAAAGTCACTGCCCACCGGTATCAGGCTGGCGGGAATTCCTACCAACCACCACAAGAAGATGAACAGCCCCAGCGTGGTGATGAACGCCGTCACCTGATTGCTAAACATGGCGGAAATGCCAACGCCTAGCGCGATCAACGCGCCGCTGAGGAGAATCAGCGCCAAATAAGATGAGATCAGCAATTTCCAATCCAGACCCGGCGAGACTTGCGAGTTCAAGATGATGGGGTATAGAACCGTCACTAGAATGAGCGTGAGAACAAACAGGAAACTGCCTAGCCACTTTCCGGCGACCAACTCGAAGTCGCGGACCGGAGCCGTGAGGAGCAGTTCGATCGTCCCGGTGCGGGTTTCATCCGCAAGGACGCGCATGGTCAGCGCGGGAATCGAGAGTAAAAGAAGAAATCCGAACAAGTTATTGACCTCTGGGATTTCAGGCACGAATCCGCCGCCGAAGCCTCCGCCTTGGTTTGCCGCTAACAACATCAGCGCGAAATATCCGCCGACGAGGAATAACAAAGCCACGGCAACTACGTAAGCGATCGGGCTGATAAAGTAATGGTCATATTCGCGCTTTGCGATGGTCCAAATGTTACGCATGGTTCTGCCTCACGATGATTTCTTGCTGGATGTATTTTCGCGGGTGAGTTCGAGGAAGATCTCCTCGAGGCTCATGCCCACCGAGCGCATTTCCAAAAGATCGTAGCCGCCTTGGACGACCGTCTTTGCGACTTGCGGGCGCGCGTCTTGCCCAGCGGAAAACTCGAATTCAATCGAACCGTCCGCCTTGGTCTCGACATCTTTTACGCCTTTGATCTTCTTGACCTTTGCCGCGAGATCATCTGACTCGCCGCGCACGCGCAGGACGACGCGTTGTTCGCCGACCAGCCTCGATTGGAGGTTTTCGGGCGTATCCTCGGCGACGATCTTTCCTTTATTGATGATGAGTACCCGGTCGCAGATCTGTTGCGCCTCTGAAAGGATGTGCGTCGAGAACAGCACAGTGCGGTCTTTTCCGATCTCGCGAATTACGGCACGGATCTCCACCACTTGGCTTGGATCGAGACCGATGGTCGGCTCATCGAGGATCAGCACTTCCGGGCGATGAAGCAATGCCTGAGCCAAGCCCACGCGCTGGCGCATCCCTTTGGAGAATGTGCCGATATAACTGTTCGCGCGCGCGTCGAGGTTGACTGAATCGAGCGTTTCGAGCGCTCGTTCTTCTGCGTTCGGGATGTGGCGCAACTCGCCCATGAATTTCAAGTATTCGAAGGCGGTCATTTCATTGTAGAGGGGAACCGTTTCAGGCAGATACCCGACTCGTTTGCGGACTTCGAGCGATTCTTCGACAACGTCGTATCCTGCCACCGTGATCGTCCCTTCTGTAGGAGGCATATACCCGGTGAGGATCCGCATGGTCGTTGTTTTGCCCGCGCCATTCGGACCAAGAAAGCCAACGATCTCACCTTGCTTTGCGTCGAAACTGATGTTGTTGAGCGCGCGGCGCGCTCCGTAATCTTTTATGAGACCGCTGACTTGTATCATTGGCGCTCCTTCAAAAGGGGGATGAAGTTCTGACAAATAAAAGGCACGCCGAGCCGGTGGGCTGCCGTGCCAATCTGTTCATCGTGAAATACTATACAAAAATCTAAATCTGATGTCAAGCGGGTTGTAAAGTTCTAACCAAACGCTAATTTAGCGTAAAAAGAAATACCAAACGCTCAGTGCGCCGAGCGCGCAGACCATCAACAGGAAAAGCGCGCCCAACGCCAGCGCCCAGCCGTTTGAAGTATCGGGTGAGATGGTTGGAGTAACCGGCATGGGCGTACGTGAAGCGTGCCGCGTTGTGCTTCTCGCATCAGGCGATGTGGACATGACCGGTCGAGCAGGCTGGTATGAAGAACTCAGCATACCTTCCAAAAAATCGGGCATCCCATTTTGATTCTTGTCCATAGAAGCCATAGCTTCTTCGTACTTCGCGCGGGCTTCCGGGGGGAGTTCGTCGAGGCGGTTGTAGGTTTTTCCGCCTACGATGAATTTCATCTGTCCGGCAACGCCGACGGCTTGGTTTCCCTCGAAAATATCGGGTGAGCCGTCTTTGTTTTTATCCGCGAAGATATTCTTGATCTCGTTTGCTGCGCCGGTGAAATTTTCGACGTTCATTTCCTTGAAGCCGCGCATCGCTTCCTCATAATTCCTGCGTACCTCGGGCGGCATTTCGTCTACGCTGTTGTAGGTCACGCCGTCAATTACGATGGTTTTTGCGTTCATCTCAGCCTCCAAATCATTTGCTGATTGTATCATTGGCGACGCCATGCATAACAAGGCGATGACAGATTTGTCCGGACGGCATCGGGTATCTTTGAAATGGTATACTCGCTCCAATCATTCACAAGGAGAATCTCATGAGAAATAAATTGCCCATCTTGTTTGCCGCGTTGGCGTTGGCTGTCGCTTCGCTGGCTTGTTCCGTGCTGGGCGGCGGCGAACCGTCACTGAGCAATGTACGGACTGCGTACGACTCAGACGGAGAGAATACCAGTTCCACATTTGGCTCGTTTGATACGGTCTATGTGGTGACCGATCTCGAAAACGGCGTGTCTGGAAATGTGGTTTCTTCCAACTGGTACGGTGAAAACGTGGATGGTTTTGACCCGGATTCCTTCATTGACATTGTTGAGTATACAGTTGTAGATGAGACGTTCACCGGGACCGTTCATTTTTACTTTGAAGCGCCGAGTAGCGGCTGGCCCCTGGGAACCTACCGCGTGGAAGTCTTCTTCAACGGCGCGCCCGCCGGGACGGTTCGTTTTACCATCCAGTAGTCTGTTTCGGAGATGAAAGCAACAACGCGCTCCAACTGGAGCGCGTTGTTGCTTTTCGCGTAGGGCGAGATAGTATCCCGTTCTACGACAACAATACCTGCCCGCAATACTCGCACTTATCCATGCCGAGTTCGAGGGTGCCTCCGCAGTTGGGACATTGAATCGTCTCCACTTTGATGGGGAAGCCTGCGGTTTTGAACGCGGTCTCATTCTCCGCGAGATCGCCGCGCAGGCGTTTGAGGCGTGCGAGATAGGCATCGCCCGTCACCTCGCCCGATTTGCGGAGCCGTTCCACGTCCGCGATGGATTCTTTCAACATGCGGCGTTCGGCTTCGAGCGATTCCTTGCTTTTATCCTGGAACGAAACTTTCAACTCAGGCTTTTTCGGAATGGACGCAAGGATCGCCGCGATGATCAAAATCACAGCCGAGACGATGATGCCGACAACTAACGGCATGTATTGAAATCCTGGAATCGAGTTGAAGCTAACTTTGTTCACCTGCACATCGTTGTAATCTGCGATCACCACATAGCGTTCGCCGTTCAACTTGCCAACGTCAATGCGCGTGATGCCCGTGCTGTGATTATCCAAGTTGTTGCGCGAGCCGTCGCCAGTGAACACCGCCACAACTCCGCTGTCGTCGCCGAGCACGGCTTCTTCCACGCCGTCGCCGTCCACGTCTATGCCAGAAATTTCAGTGACCTTGTCCGAAAGCGAGCCCGTCCACATTTGCTTCACAACGCCGCCTTGAGTCGAATATGCCCACACGCCGCCGTCTTTTCCGCCGACGACAAATTCACGCGACGACGGTTCGCCGTTGATTTCCACTTCTCGAATTTCAGAAATTGCTTGCCCCATTCCTTGACTGTAAATTTGACTCCCATCCACAGCGGATAACGCGACGAACGCGCCGAACTCTCCGCCTGTCAGGATTTCGCTATTGCCGTCGCTGTTGAAGTCGAACGCACGCATCCTTCGCAGGGACTCCTGACTCGCCTCCCAAACCTTTTGCCCATCTTCATCCAACACCACCACCGAGCCATCGTGAGACGCCGCGGCGAGATGGACTTGCCCGTTGATGAGCGCGTCATCGAGCCCCCGAATCTCCTCGCCGCCGACGGAGTAATTCCAAAGCTCTTGTCCGCTGAGGCTCAACGATTGGAGTCCGCCGCCACTGTCGCCCAGCACGATTTGCGGTCCAGAAGCGAAGCGGAGGAGGGCGACCCGCGCGGGGAGTCCGACAGTCAATCCCTGCGCGAGGGTCGAGACTTGTCCGTCGTTGATCACATCTACGGCATAGCCCAGATCGCCGAGATAAAAAACGATGAGGTCTTCACGGTTGTCGCCGTTCACGTCGCCGAGCGTGGTCTTCGGGTATTGATAGTCTTTGCTGAACAACACATTTCCACTGCCGTCGAAGATGGTGACGTTGTTTTCGTTTTGGATGAACAACTCGTCATTGTCGTCGCCTATCAAATTGATGACCTTCATGCTTTCGGCTGTATCGTAACTCTGAGACCAAACTTGCGACGCGCTGAATTTCTCAGCCTTTGCCAATCCGCTGAACGAGAACAACGCGGCGACCGCCATGACGAGACAAACCAGAACGAACGCGACCACAAACGGAATTACTTTGCGACTCATTTACGCCGCCTTTCTTTGCAAGAGGGAGTATGCCGACCTGAGGATTTGTAAAACGTTTTCATGTTCCACTTCTTCGAACGGAGAGTTGGCGACGAACGAGATCATGCCGCCTTCGGTACTTAACTGACTGATTGTGAATTTGCCGATGTTGAGTCCTTGCTTGAATTCATTGCTTGTTTTGGCGATGTTGTACACTTCGGGGTTCGCCACAATACGGACCTTCAAATCATGCTGAGTGCCTTTGAATTTCTCAGGCTTCGATTTCATCTTGCCGCTGATGCGGCTCCGCTTCCAATACGACTTTCGCTTCTTGGATTTTTGAATCCCTGAAACGCGCAGGATGTTCCCGTCGTACAGTTTGGCTTTGAGGGCGAGCCACTCGTCGCGGAAGTATTCCGTTGTACGCCCTTGCGCGTCATTGGCGGAGCGCGCCACCTTGGTGGGGAGGAGATAACCTGTAAGGTCGAGATGACCCAAATAGGTCGAACCAGGTTTGAGGTCGTCGCGAAGCGTGTAGAGGATGTCGCGCGTCCCGTTGTAGCGAGTCGAGAAGTCGTATGAATCGCTCTTCCGCAAGCCGCGTGCCATCACGATCGCCGCGATCCACAACGCGATGCCGCCGCCCGTGAAGACGAATGAAAAATATCCGAGCAGTAAGAGGATGCCGTCAATCAGCATCAAGCCGACGCCCGCGAGAAAGATGAGCATGGGAACCCAGCGCCACTTGTCGCCCGCCTTTTCGGTTTTGTTCACGTCGGCTCGAAGTTTGTTCATGCCTTGAATGATGGACGTGGGTCTGTCTGCGAGTGAGATGTACACGGGTAGGAGTTGTTTTTTGCCAATGGAAGTTTTTTCGTTTACCCTTTTGCGCGCGGTGTTCAAAAAGTAAAAGAAGAGGATCAATACGACGACCAGAAAAATGCCGCCGATACAAACGAAGGCTTCCATGTATGCTCCTTATGATGCGGTCGCTTTGCCGTTTGCGATGTCTTTCTCAATATACGATTTTAGACCTGCAAAAGCGTAGTCCACCGATTCTTGCATTTGCTTGCGGACTTCATCGGGGGGATTCTCAACGGGTTTGCTGATATAGAGAGCAAAGCGCGTTCCATTGTCAATTGGAATCAGGCGGCGGGTTTGAAGGTAATTGAGCCCCATGGCTTCCTGAGACATTGTGTAATACTCGAAGGGTTTCCAATCCACAATTTTATTATAAAAGTGGACTTCGCCGTGCGCGCAGTGAAAGCCTGCTTCTTCACGTACGCGCCCGCCCAGCGTATCTATTCTTTCGGCATAATCGAAATTTAGAAATCCCGCTTCAAGATCGGGGTTGGTCAAATAATCCCAAACCAGCGAGGCGGGATACGGCAGGTCTAGTTCGAAGATAATCCATGCATCCTCGCGCGCCACAAACTGCCTGTTTTTAGCCTGCCAATTCGTCCAAGCCAGACTCAGGTCGAAGACCTGCATCTTCACTTCGCCGAGATGTTCGTATGTTTCTGCGTGCGAGATCAGCGGCTGACTCAGTTCTGAGAGGCGGAGCGCTTGCGCGGCGGCATCGGTGAAGAGGGCGTACGCTTTGACCCCAGTCTTTTCGGTCACATTGTTTTTCAACATACGATGCGGGATGATTACGTCCGCGCCGACAAGTTCTTCGCGGTCGCCTAGTTTTTGGACCATATATTCGCCGCAATGGATGCACATCTTCAAGTCCA contains the following coding sequences:
- a CDS encoding DUF2652 domain-containing protein; protein product: MANKGYFIITDISGYTEFLTRSELDHANEILLSLFDAQLKNIQFPLKISGFRGDAIFMYTPEACFINPQSFVETLENLYVIFVDMLRQMQVNTTCPCRACRNMGTLDLKMCIHCGEYMVQKLGDREELVGADVIIPHRMLKNNVTEKTGVKAYALFTDAAAQALRLSELSQPLISHAETYEHLGEVKMQVFDLSLAWTNWQAKNRQFVAREDAWIIFELDLPYPASLVWDYLTNPDLEAGFLNFDYAERIDTLGGRVREEAGFHCAHGEVHFYNKIVDWKPFEYYTMSQEAMGLNYLQTRRLIPIDNGTRFALYISKPVENPPDEVRKQMQESVDYAFAGLKSYIEKDIANGKATAS